A genomic segment from Verrucomicrobiaceae bacterium encodes:
- the ppk1 gene encoding polyphosphate kinase 1, whose protein sequence is MVAPAPTTPVFTEEHFINRELSWLEFNTRVLDEAARADQPVLERVKFLAITASNQDEFFMVRVGSLQLLREQSKRVKDPAGHSPAQLWNLIQQQAGAFMTRQYELLNGTLLPLLHEKGIRRLAVADLTSGQRTFLHDYFSEHLYPVLSPIALSETLPKVSVPALQIALLCTVQSGENGQTQRRNALITLPPPSVIPRHIPVPDPEVGGYHYMNVEDIVSMFIADFFPSEKVSAVARFRVSRNSDITLEDESAFDLASEMEAILEKRQSGATIRIEIEHGAPRGLVRTIRDLCGARSAQVYEVPGELDLRSYFQIASLPDHDELNVAPWEPRPSAAIQPGESIFDAIKRGDILLHHPYESFDPVLALIEEAAEDPSVIAIKQILYRTAKNSRIISALIRAAQAGKHVTVLVELKARFDEARNLERAGDLINAGAQIIYGVVGLKTHAKICLVMRRESGRLTRYMHFGTGNYNEATSRLYTDISLLTCRANYGSDASSFFNTVTGRSRFVHFEKISMAPFGLRERLLGLIHSETDRARQGETAEIMLKMNSLEDRQMIEALYEAARAGVRVRLNVRGICCLRPGIKGISENISVISIIDRYLEHARIFWFRQGGKNAVFIASADFMNRNLSRRVELLVPVEDKEARKRLTHILETHFSDTARGRILHADGTWVIPATPASKVLRSQEVFTKEAARRARQTASPDLLVPHTPK, encoded by the coding sequence ATGGTCGCCCCTGCCCCTACGACGCCTGTATTCACCGAAGAACACTTCATCAATCGCGAGCTCAGTTGGCTCGAGTTCAATACCCGCGTGCTCGACGAAGCCGCGAGGGCCGATCAGCCCGTACTCGAGCGTGTGAAATTCCTCGCCATCACCGCCTCGAACCAGGACGAGTTTTTCATGGTCCGCGTCGGCAGCCTCCAGCTCCTGCGTGAGCAGAGCAAGCGAGTCAAAGACCCCGCTGGCCACTCCCCTGCCCAGCTCTGGAATCTTATCCAGCAGCAGGCCGGAGCCTTCATGACGCGGCAATACGAGCTGCTCAATGGCACCCTGCTCCCGCTCCTGCATGAAAAAGGCATCCGCAGACTCGCCGTAGCAGACCTCACCAGTGGTCAGCGCACCTTCCTGCACGACTACTTTTCTGAGCATCTCTATCCAGTGCTCTCCCCCATCGCTCTCAGTGAGACGCTACCGAAGGTCAGTGTCCCCGCACTCCAGATCGCCCTCCTATGCACCGTGCAGAGCGGCGAAAATGGCCAGACCCAGCGGCGCAATGCCCTCATCACACTCCCGCCGCCCTCCGTCATCCCACGGCACATCCCCGTGCCAGACCCAGAGGTAGGTGGCTATCACTACATGAACGTCGAAGACATTGTCTCCATGTTCATCGCCGACTTTTTCCCCTCAGAAAAAGTCAGCGCCGTCGCCCGCTTCCGTGTCAGCCGGAATTCGGACATCACGCTCGAAGATGAGAGTGCCTTTGACCTCGCCAGCGAAATGGAGGCCATCCTCGAAAAGCGCCAATCCGGCGCCACCATCCGCATCGAAATCGAGCACGGAGCCCCGCGCGGCCTCGTCCGCACCATCCGCGACCTCTGCGGCGCACGCAGCGCCCAAGTCTATGAAGTCCCCGGCGAGCTCGACCTCCGCAGCTACTTCCAGATCGCCTCACTCCCCGATCATGATGAGCTCAATGTCGCCCCCTGGGAGCCACGCCCCAGCGCCGCCATTCAGCCCGGCGAGAGCATCTTCGATGCCATCAAACGCGGCGACATCCTCCTCCATCATCCCTACGAGAGCTTTGACCCCGTACTCGCCCTCATCGAAGAGGCCGCAGAAGATCCCAGCGTCATCGCCATCAAGCAGATCCTCTACCGCACGGCGAAAAATAGCCGCATCATCTCAGCACTCATCCGCGCCGCCCAGGCGGGCAAGCATGTGACGGTCCTCGTCGAGCTGAAAGCCCGCTTTGACGAAGCCCGAAATCTCGAACGTGCGGGCGATCTCATCAATGCGGGTGCTCAGATCATTTATGGCGTCGTCGGACTCAAAACCCACGCCAAAATCTGCCTCGTGATGCGCCGCGAGAGCGGCCGCCTCACTCGCTACATGCATTTCGGCACCGGGAACTACAATGAGGCCACCTCACGCCTCTACACCGACATCAGCCTCCTCACCTGCCGTGCCAACTACGGCTCAGACGCCTCCAGCTTCTTCAACACCGTCACCGGTCGCTCACGCTTCGTACACTTCGAAAAAATCTCCATGGCCCCCTTCGGCCTACGTGAGCGACTCCTCGGCCTCATCCACAGTGAGACAGATCGCGCCCGCCAGGGCGAAACGGCGGAGATCATGCTCAAAATGAACTCCCTCGAAGACCGCCAGATGATCGAGGCACTCTACGAGGCCGCCCGCGCGGGTGTCCGCGTGCGGCTCAATGTACGGGGCATCTGCTGCCTGCGCCCAGGCATCAAAGGCATCAGTGAAAACATCAGCGTCATCAGCATCATCGACCGCTACCTAGAGCACGCCCGCATCTTTTGGTTCCGCCAAGGCGGAAAAAATGCCGTCTTCATCGCCAGCGCCGATTTCATGAACCGGAATCTCTCACGCCGCGTCGAGCTCCTCGTACCCGTGGAAGACAAAGAAGCCCGCAAACGCCTCACCCACATCCTAGAGACCCATTTTAGCGACACTGCTCGTGGCCGCATCCTGCATGCCGATGGCACCTGGGTCATCCCAGCCACCCCAGCCTCCAAAGTCCTCCGATCACAGGAAGTCTTCACCAAAGAAGCTGCCCGCCGCGCACGTCAAACCGCCTCGCCGGACCTTCTCGTCCCGCACACACCCAAATAG
- a CDS encoding DUF4262 domain-containing protein codes for MSSYPTLIPSFSFREPEDDGDAKLLSDVREHGWHVVGVPDDEEGPGFAFTVGVYLRTLQPEILIMGLPMEVYSSQNTP; via the coding sequence ATGTCCAGCTATCCGACTTTGATCCCCTCATTCTCCTTCAGGGAGCCTGAAGACGATGGTGACGCAAAATTGCTCTCGGATGTCCGCGAGCACGGGTGGCATGTTGTGGGCGTTCCAGATGACGAAGAAGGCCCGGGATTTGCTTTCACGGTCGGCGTCTATCTTCGTACACTCCAGCCGGAGATTTTGATCATGGGATTGCCGATGGAGGTTTATAGTTCACAGAATACCCCATAA
- a CDS encoding FAD-dependent oxidoreductase — translation MPLRAVFSLLVALTLTVQAASTQFTEEDLAALAEKGVIESPDYWRENATETGKCDGEHVASLLVKIARLTMPVKTLDEALEVLTRQRVLSSPDYWKKTAIPGGVCVGKNVAIVLSRGAAQLPIDPPQSVNATPLEATDFNDLRESYDVVIAGAGTGGVGAAVQAARLGASVLLLEETEWIGGQAMAAGVTSMDEGRTLVRERGLYRELCGLIAAHYRPLGVNHLTAYWHGHVGVEPRVGRRLLHVMLGDAKGRGVLDLALLARVSKVTKEGNTVTGVEITHAGRSRRIVSKVLVDATEWGDVIPLTGARYRVGNCLNDAIDPKRHVQSNTWTAVVKQYPQGVPAELFLREKPPGYTDKAQVAFSKSLVAGEKIDLKAKPWNWATFIGYRGMPDSARPADNSVITRTHLNYNNDVHSTIAEIEAPDARLAMNRVMQLKTLQLLYYIQNVIGKTDWSVANDEGYDTPSHIAAVDAWIKEQPELAPFRPVLVHFSIIPYTRESRRIIGLHTLRPVEIERTKAKPVQFRHTVALGDYAIDLHGSMRKEWLETDLDLESDIPHKFGERGLGPFAIPFESLIPETIDGFLPAEKNFSQSRMVNGATRLQPHTLNIGQAVGVIAALAAKENLAPRAVDPVKVQRLLLEAGDTLTIDSVKARHGTEAWRELQMEVLRNGGDVK, via the coding sequence ATGCCTCTCCGCGCCGTCTTTTCGCTCCTTGTTGCCCTCACACTCACCGTGCAGGCCGCTAGCACGCAATTCACCGAGGAGGATCTCGCGGCGTTGGCGGAGAAGGGCGTGATCGAGTCGCCGGACTACTGGCGTGAGAACGCCACCGAGACGGGAAAGTGCGATGGAGAGCATGTGGCGAGCTTGTTGGTGAAGATCGCCCGGCTCACGATGCCGGTGAAGACGCTCGATGAGGCGCTGGAGGTGCTCACGCGGCAGCGAGTGCTCAGCTCGCCGGACTATTGGAAGAAGACGGCCATTCCCGGTGGCGTGTGTGTCGGCAAAAACGTCGCCATCGTGCTCAGTCGGGGCGCGGCGCAGTTGCCGATTGATCCGCCGCAGTCGGTGAATGCCACGCCGTTGGAGGCGACGGACTTCAATGATCTGCGCGAGAGCTACGATGTCGTCATCGCGGGTGCGGGCACGGGCGGTGTCGGCGCGGCGGTGCAGGCGGCGCGACTCGGGGCCAGCGTGCTGCTGCTGGAGGAAACAGAGTGGATCGGCGGTCAGGCGATGGCCGCAGGCGTGACCTCAATGGACGAGGGCCGCACGCTCGTGCGCGAGCGTGGCCTGTATCGCGAGCTTTGCGGCCTCATCGCCGCGCATTACCGGCCACTCGGCGTGAACCATCTCACCGCCTACTGGCACGGCCACGTCGGCGTCGAGCCACGCGTGGGGCGTCGCTTGCTCCACGTCATGCTCGGCGATGCGAAAGGCCGTGGCGTGCTCGATCTCGCCCTGTTGGCCCGCGTTTCCAAAGTCACAAAGGAAGGCAACACCGTCACCGGCGTCGAAATCACACACGCAGGCCGCTCGCGCCGCATCGTCAGTAAAGTGCTCGTCGATGCCACCGAGTGGGGCGATGTCATCCCGCTCACCGGCGCTCGGTATCGCGTGGGCAATTGCCTCAATGACGCCATCGACCCGAAACGCCACGTGCAGTCCAACACCTGGACCGCCGTGGTGAAGCAGTATCCGCAGGGCGTGCCCGCTGAGCTGTTCCTGCGCGAAAAACCGCCCGGCTACACCGACAAGGCGCAGGTCGCGTTTTCGAAATCGCTCGTCGCCGGTGAGAAGATCGATCTAAAGGCCAAACCGTGGAACTGGGCCACCTTCATCGGCTATCGCGGCATGCCGGACAGCGCCCGTCCGGCCGACAACAGCGTCATCACGCGCACGCATCTGAACTACAACAACGACGTGCACTCCACCATCGCCGAGATCGAGGCCCCCGACGCACGTCTCGCCATGAATCGCGTCATGCAATTGAAGACGCTGCAACTGCTCTACTACATCCAGAACGTGATCGGGAAGACCGACTGGTCCGTGGCGAATGACGAAGGCTACGATACGCCCTCGCACATCGCCGCCGTCGATGCATGGATCAAAGAGCAGCCGGAGCTCGCTCCCTTCCGCCCGGTGCTCGTGCATTTCTCCATCATCCCCTACACCCGCGAGAGCCGCCGCATCATCGGCCTGCACACGCTGCGCCCCGTGGAGATCGAGCGCACGAAGGCGAAGCCGGTGCAGTTCCGCCACACCGTCGCGCTCGGCGACTACGCCATCGACCTGCACGGCTCCATGCGAAAGGAATGGCTCGAAACCGACCTCGATCTCGAAAGCGACATCCCGCACAAGTTTGGCGAACGCGGCCTCGGCCCCTTCGCCATCCCGTTTGAGTCCCTCATCCCCGAAACCATCGACGGCTTCCTACCCGCCGAGAAAAACTTCAGCCAAAGCCGCATGGTGAACGGCGCCACCCGCCTGCAACCCCACACCCTGAACATCGGCCAGGCCGTCGGCGTCATCGCCGCGCTCGCCGCGAAAGAAAACCTCGCCCCGCGTGCCGTCGATCCCGTGAAAGTCCAACGCCTCCTCCTCGAAGCCGGCGACACCCTCACCATCGACTCCGTGAAAGCCCGCCACGGCACGGAAGCTTGGCGTGAGCTTCAGATGGAGGTGCTGAGGAATGGCGGGGACGTGAAGTGA
- a CDS encoding SMI1/KNR4 family protein, translating into MTAAQRLKQALLETRTYSTDSYNPDRLQYLMQEYQRVYGGDWSQGCKVIEKGNAEGRPTIYQTSHWAVLGGEGLAKVEAHFGVQLPDSAHAFYTEIRECVLSLSEVIMVLTPEQIIAHEDEHRAIYKDIGLDLPVTIIRFASFPGQPLDYAFRKSCTDGLWRITLIASAEDEPESDHSIEADGLETDENIDAWMERLLRTDAYPLRPGHEEWEKRYATRIN; encoded by the coding sequence ATGACAGCCGCTCAACGACTCAAACAAGCCTTGCTGGAGACAAGAACCTATTCAACCGATTCATACAATCCTGATAGGCTTCAATATTTAATGCAGGAGTATCAGCGAGTATACGGTGGTGACTGGAGCCAAGGATGCAAAGTGATTGAAAAGGGAAATGCAGAGGGGCGGCCAACCATTTATCAAACCAGCCACTGGGCTGTTTTGGGTGGTGAGGGACTGGCGAAGGTCGAAGCCCACTTTGGCGTTCAATTGCCGGATAGTGCCCATGCATTCTACACGGAGATTCGCGAGTGTGTGCTTTCGCTTAGTGAGGTTATTATGGTTCTCACGCCAGAGCAGATCATCGCACATGAGGATGAGCATCGAGCCATCTACAAAGACATCGGTCTCGATTTGCCAGTGACCATCATCCGTTTCGCTTCATTTCCGGGGCAGCCCTTGGATTACGCATTTAGAAAAAGCTGCACAGATGGCCTGTGGCGCATCACTTTGATCGCAAGCGCGGAAGATGAACCTGAATCTGATCATTCGATAGAAGCCGATGGCTTGGAAACGGACGAAAACATAGATGCGTGGATGGAGCGACTATTGCGTACGGACGCCTATCCATTGCGACCGGGCCATGAAGAATGGGAGAAGCGTTATGCCACGCGAATCAATTAA